One Thermoplasma sp. Kam2015 DNA window includes the following coding sequences:
- a CDS encoding RNA-guided endonuclease TnpB family protein → SENSVGIDLGIEKFATLSNGIAIENPGFIKKVEKRIKRLQKQLSRKQKGSKNGSKHILKSQKEYMKLRNMREDFLDKVSTAIAKRYDTIIIEDLNVSGMFRNHHIAKSLSDVSFYSFKQKLEWKAEKYGKNIIEIGRFDPSSKICSSCGNIKHDLKLSDRIYHCDVCGLIIDRDHNASKNIRKIGLIKVGLVRSELTPVEIATSGLYGIYPYRQRPVVEAGSSDASAEE, encoded by the coding sequence CTCAGAGAACTCCGTTGGCATAGATCTAGGCATCGAAAAATTTGCAACCTTATCGAATGGTATAGCAATAGAGAATCCAGGATTCATAAAGAAGGTAGAGAAAAGAATAAAGCGTCTTCAAAAACAGCTATCAAGAAAGCAGAAAGGATCGAAGAATGGAAGCAAGCATATACTTAAATCACAGAAGGAGTACATGAAGCTGAGAAACATGCGTGAAGACTTCCTTGATAAGGTATCTACTGCGATAGCCAAGCGGTACGATACCATCATCATCGAAGATCTGAACGTATCAGGCATGTTTAGAAACCACCATATTGCAAAGAGTCTAAGTGATGTTTCTTTCTATTCCTTCAAGCAGAAACTGGAATGGAAAGCAGAAAAATATGGAAAGAATATAATAGAGATAGGAAGGTTCGATCCATCATCTAAGATATGTTCATCATGCGGTAACATAAAGCATGATCTGAAGTTATCAGATCGCATATATCATTGTGATGTATGTGGTCTTATCATAGACAGGGATCACAACGCATCAAAAAATATAAGGAAGATTGGACTTATAAAAGTAGGGCTGGTGCGGTCCGAACTTACGCCTGTGGAGATCGCAACATCGGGCTTGTACGGAATATATCCGTACAGGCAGAGGCCGGTCGTTGAAGCAGGAAGCTCCGATGCTTCAGCTGAGGAATAG
- a CDS encoding pyridoxal phosphate-dependent aminotransferase, producing the protein MKAVEFRWLNFLDKYKSSAKHNLSNSGLPEPDLKEMGIDADYEEYLNDKTDHEAALRDAIAERYGVERDSVLITNGGTEAIFLASAFISIYSRRIIVPLPEYEPIFLVPESLEREVERVKLENITRAADERDSLSMSLPNNPTGKYSDIAEHINRVKDSYKYVYLDETFHDFIEDKNASIYDGSKNLIVSNTMTKFFGLSSLRVGWIVSHPENISGMRRLKDLTTINNAKFSLYLARKSLERWEKFRKRALDVVKRNAEIALKEISEFGLYDDHYEGAPFLFVGDGKLRSEELTKKAVTDYGILVAPGSYFGLDGYLRVCLTSYEIRNDIDAFRTFAERELKK; encoded by the coding sequence ATGAAAGCCGTGGAATTCAGATGGTTGAATTTTCTGGATAAATACAAATCATCGGCAAAGCACAACCTCTCTAACAGTGGCCTACCCGAACCGGATCTTAAGGAGATGGGTATAGACGCGGATTATGAGGAGTATTTGAATGATAAGACTGATCATGAGGCTGCACTTCGCGATGCAATCGCTGAGAGGTATGGTGTGGAAAGGGACAGCGTGCTGATAACAAACGGCGGAACAGAGGCAATATTTCTGGCCTCGGCCTTCATCAGCATATATTCCAGGCGAATCATCGTCCCATTGCCAGAATATGAGCCCATTTTCCTTGTACCGGAATCGCTTGAAAGAGAAGTGGAAAGGGTAAAACTGGAAAATATAACACGTGCAGCTGATGAAAGAGACAGCCTATCAATGAGCCTGCCAAACAATCCCACAGGAAAATATAGCGATATCGCCGAACATATCAACAGGGTCAAAGATTCTTATAAGTATGTATATCTGGACGAGACCTTTCACGATTTTATAGAAGATAAAAATGCATCGATCTATGATGGCTCAAAGAATCTTATCGTTTCGAATACCATGACTAAGTTCTTTGGTCTCAGCAGCCTCAGAGTTGGATGGATAGTATCACATCCAGAGAACATATCTGGGATGAGAAGGTTGAAGGATCTCACCACGATCAACAACGCAAAGTTCTCACTGTATCTTGCAAGAAAATCTTTGGAAAGATGGGAAAAATTCAGGAAAAGGGCCCTTGATGTAGTGAAACGAAATGCAGAAATAGCGCTGAAGGAGATATCAGAGTTCGGTCTATACGACGATCATTATGAGGGCGCACCCTTTCTATTCGTAGGAGACGGAAAATTAAGATCGGAAGAACTAACAAAGAAAGCTGTAACAGATTATGGGATATTGGTAGCGCCCGGTTCCTATTTTGGTCTGGATGGTTACCTCAGAGTATGTCTTACGTCGTATGAGATCAGAAATGATATAGATGCATTCAGAACATTTGCCGAAAGAGAGTTAAAGAAATGA